ttaggaacctgtggggaacacttaaaccctagttacttttattagtTGTTTGAACTCCAAGGTTTGATTTTGTTAGTaggttactttaatttagttatttatctttattaatttagaaataaaaatccccctcttattgtcttttgttttctatggaaataattgactacataattgtaataatagattgaagttaagtttgaactattttcttcgtgggaacgatcccaacctcattagttgagttctttacttgatacgatcgctttacttcttatttgagaagtaagtttgagcgtatcattgACTTAAAGActtaatgtaatgatgaatgcttaACTTGCAAATGTCATTATGAGTTGCTTTCCTTGTCATGCGATATTAAATGTGAATGCTCTTTGTCTATTATTATTGAGTAAAGATGAGAAAGAAGAATGATAAGTATGTTATGGTGGCCTCAAATTGGTACTTAGTGTGAATGATATTATGaaatgtcattcatacattgcacaagtataacTTAATGGTACATTCATGAtggttttattatgttttaattaatgACCTACATGATGAATATGCTTATGTCTTGTGTGTTTATACTAAAGATGTATGATGATTCTCAAACTTGACATATAGCATgattttcaatcaaaatatttttttagcatgattttgcATGACGATCATACTAAGTACATATTTGTCCTAACCTATATTTCTTCTACATTTTACAGTGTGTAGGTTCTCGATCTTAAGGTGACTTTTAGTGTTCAAAGCTTGGATTGATTCTCTCCAAAGCTAGTGCTGAGTTCTCATGGTTTGAGGACAAGAGTTGTTCTTTCCTAgttttttttatgtcattttacattttttggACTATGTTGAAGGGTTGTGACCCTATCTTTGATTCACGTTGTATTAGATGACCATGTGAGACAAGTTAGACTTCCGTTGTTAGTTTTTAAATAAAGACTTCgattgtataaataaatattttagattCCGTACCATTTTCTTATGTCCTATGTTATGAATGCTATGAGGCTTGTAGGAGGCTCTCAGAGTCTTGTACGTCCTGTTACATCAGGGGTATAGGCTCGGGTCATAACACCActatgaattttactttatttgatccCTTactccaatttgcatcactatatcctttcTATACTGTTGAATATTTGTTATAATGCAAGAGATAGTTTTGAGTATGTTTTAAATACTCGAAAGCTCTTTTCATTATCATCAATGACTTTGATTGAGATTACTAGTTAACCGACTCAGTTTATTAATAGCACATGTTATATCTGATGGCGTACACTTTTTGATATACATCATATGTCTCGATACTCTAGCATAATTCAATTGTGAGTcatttttatcttaattattttaaagtgtaaaactcacatttattggagttttgacaatattgaaattcaaatatttgaactagtcaaGTACATCTTCAATGTAATGAGACCATGACAATGCTAAACATTGAGAAGTTGTAAGGATTCTTATACCTAAGATCAGATCAACAACTtcaaaatctttcatatcaaagttACATTCTagcatatatttaataattccTCTGTCTCAATTTGTGTgacttattttcctttttagtcagTCCCGAAAAAGAATGACACATTTCTATATTAAgtgataatttaaatataaattacccTTAATGTAATGGTTTACAACAATACAAATTTTTATCATTCATTTTGGACCACCAAATTTTAGAagtcttcatttttttcttgaactCTGTACCGAATCAAACTACCTCACACAAAATGGAACGAAGGGAGTaacatttatgtcattagtgtctatacagatgatcaacatatcactaatatacaaacaaacaatgaccttatgatttgGAGTTTTGACAATATTAAaatccaaatatttgaactagctAGTCAAGTGTCTCTTTAATGTAATGATACTGTGACAATGTTAAACATTATGAAGATCAGGGTGATGGCTTTGATGGTGGTCTAAGTGAGGTGTTGTGGTGGAAAATAAGgttgatttggaaaaaaaatgagttatataattaaatgaaacgaatcaaattaaaattggataattttaattgatttgaagCTTTCTATCTAATCGAGGggcaaaaataatgaaattagtaaaagtagggtatatataactttattttaacaGAAAATGTATattcaatcaataaaataaagtcGAGAGATATTTTAAATCTTTCCCTATTTATAATCTACTggtatgttaatatattttggATTGACATgacgattttattttttattttttatttttttggggggtttcCTATTGACATGACAATTGTTCCTTCACTTGTTGGTAATTACTTGTGGATAAAGGCTTAGAGTTTTGTTAGGACTTCCACTCTTTGCTTAAacactttatatataaaaatataaaattaattaggttttttcTTTGTATACGGGAGAGCAGCTGCTTTGTTTTCTCTCGATCGATCGTTCAAGCTACTCTCAAGGTAagcaattataataaaaaaagtcttCGCTTGTATCCAAACCTCCTATTCAACTCTAACTGGTGCAATTTGCACCAAGCTTGAAAATTGTTGCAGATCCGTGTGgaagattttctttttctttcactgGGATAATATTGTGTTTAAAATTGTATAATGGAAAGGGAAAAAACAGGATTTTGCAATTTGGTAATTGATAATTATTAGGTAGAAGTATACGATCATAATTGAACCGAGTGGTTTGGGTATATTCAACCTATAATATAGGCTTGttttgtaaatatatttattttaattgaaatatgtTTTGATCGTATGGGATGTTGAAAGATACTAACTGATTCCGGTAATATTTACGGCAAAAACATCCAAAGCTGAATTTACTTCTTGTTGGGGGAGGGAGGGACTGAAAATTCGTGACGTGACATTAGTTGGACATTGCTCACTTTTTGCTTAGTCTATGATGTTTGAGTTGGAtgccatttttattttatttttcaataatggTGGTGTTTGAGCGAACTTACCTCCTACCAAAACAAGTACTTGATCACCTAGCTTTTTTTCTGCTGGTTGGACTTGAAGTGTGGTATTTTAATGTTTTCACCTACTTCATTGACCACTGTCGGGTCATGAGTGCTAGTCTTGTCTAATTTTTACACCTGGGGTTGCTGTTgtcatttgttttgttttgttgattATGCTTTTATCATATAGCTGAACAACATCAGCTTTTTACCCTATTGTTTCACCCAACTGCTCCTTCTTTGATTTAACAAGAAACAAGCAGAGATGGGTGGAAGTGCAATAAGTGATGATTGGGAATTCACTACAAATGGAGCTCGGACACTAGTTCTGGTTGGATGTACAGGTAATGGTAAAAGTGCCACGGGGAATAGCATTGTTGGAAGAAAGGCATTCAAGTCGATGTCTAGCTCAGCTGGTGTAACAAGTACTTGTGAACTACAGAGGACTGTATTAGAAGATAACCAAATTCTTGATGTGATTGATACGCCAGGTATTATGCATCGACTTAAAAGTTTCCTTCTTTACTGCAATAAGCTTCATTAGTGAAATTAGTATATTTAAATAAGTCACACACTACTCTATCTGTTGCCTATAACTAATAAGAATTATTGTCTATAGTTAAAGTGGATTTTTATGCagatttattttcaaaaaatgttagtatctatatttgtattgtgTGTGACTCACATGTAGAATACTTTTTATACTTAGTGATATGCTTTAGCGTGTTTTCAAGAATTATATTACTGAGACAAACTAATGCAAATTATAGCACACATAAAAAGACAACATGAAAGAGGTTAGAATTTGTCTAATCTGAGTATATTActtgtttttcaaaatataacaaCATACCAGTGTAATCAATCCCATTAGTGGGGATTGGGGATGGTGTTGTTCAAGTATGTAAACTAACTGATAGGAGTGTTCTTTCATAAATTACTAGGAGGACAATTTTACCGTGTTTACCTTTATTCCTGAGATTCCTCATATGCTATTAATTGTTCCTGATTTATCTAAAGACACTGATAAAGCATGCTACATCAGAGTTGCAAAACTTGCTAACATATGGAACAATGGTGCCTCAACACTCAAAGTATCCgcatagaaaaaaaaacatgaattttctCTTTATCATATCTTGATCTGTCTTTTGACTACCTAAAGTCAAAAATAGCTGACTTCATCAGAATTACAGGATTGTTTGATTGTTCTTCTGAACCTGAATTTGTTGGAAACGAAATTGTTAAGTGCATCAATATGGCCAAGGATGGGATTCATGCGGTTCTTGTAGTTCTGTCTGTGCGAACTCGCTTTTCAAGGGAAGAACACGCAGCAGTCCAGAGTCTGAGGGAGTTCTTTGGGAGCAAAATCAGTGATTACATGATTTTGGTTTTCACTGGTGGGGATGATCTTGAAGATAATGATGAAACCCTGGATGGTTACTTAGGTCGTAACTGCCCCGAGCTTTTAAAGGTATAATGTGCTTAAAGATAATCTCATACTTATAGGCTGTTTGCCCAAACTTTTGGGAGGCCAAAAGTGCTTGTTTCAAAAAAGTGAAATGTTTGACCATGTTTTCAAGAGAATTAGTGATTCCGAGGAGTAACAAAAGTTATTTTCGGTAGCTAAAAAAAGTAACTTTTCTCTAAAGCACTTTTTTGAAAAgcatttttgagaaaaatacacTTAGAAGCACTTCTAAAAAGCTTGGTCATACACTAATTGCTgcttaaaattactttttaaagtTATTGGTCAAACACAAACGTATCTCACCAaaggtacttttttttttttactaattgtTGCTTAAAACTTAAAACGTATCGTTTAAGTTTATTGGCCAAACACGATCTGTTTCTCACCAAAAGTGTTTTTTTGAgaaacaacttttcaaaaataagttgAATTTAGAAGCTTGACCAAACATGCTATGACAACCTAACTTTCACTAAGAtacttgattttatttgtaattagaaaatttgtcaaaaaggtttcgtcttatttcatttttcttcaatAATTTTGGAGATTTCTACTCCTTGATGGATAAAACTCTGGTGGGGGAGAATGTGCTTTGGCTTGTTAGATAATAACTTACAAAACCTAGTCATATATACAGCTTAGAAACAATAGCTTGTGGGATGAATCTACTACATCTGAAGAAAAGAATGCAAAAGTAAACATGTTCTCTTTTGAGGGTGGGGGTGGGTAGAGGCAAGAATTGGTAGTAGATTTATGACTTCTTAaccaaaaaatgtaaaaaaaagaacaaatggAAAAGAGAGGAAAGAAGTTATACTAAATATAGCTAGGTACTACGATTGCCTTGATCAAGTTtcattcttttctcttttcaaaGTTCTGAAATTAAAGAAAGTTCTAAATCTGGCAAAATCAGTTGGCTTTATAGGTTATTGTTTTCTCTCTTCAAACTTGTGCAAGTATGAGGTGTTTTCAACTTAAAGCATTTTCTATGATGATCTAGAATACCCTCAAGATGTGTGGAAATAGGCAAGTGCTTTTCGATAACAAGACTAAAGATCCTTTGAAGAAAGCTGAACAATTGAAACAACTACTTTTCCTGGTAAATGTGGTTGTGGAGAATAATGGTGGAAAACCATATACAGATGACTTGTTCAAGGAATTAAAGGTATGCATTTCCAACATTTCAATTGTCCTCTGTACTTTTCCAGTGATTGGGCTGACTTGTTAATTGCAATGTTTCATTTGTAGAAAGGAGCTACCAAACTTCATAACCAGGCAACCGAGGTTAATTCTTTGGTGGGATATACTAAGCAAGAGAGACTAGAGTTGAAGGAACAAATGCAAAAGTCGTATGAAGAGCAACTGAAGCGAATAACTGAAGTGGTATGTTTTATCTTTATTGAACTCTTTTGCTACTATTAGAAAATGAACTCATCAGCCATATATCTGCTTTTGTGTGTCCTATTGCCAAATGCTGATGTGGCTGCTAATTATGCTGCAGATTTTTAGTACTAGCAAGGGAATGAGCTAGTGGCTATCTTCTACTAGTTTGTTTAGAATCATAAAATTCTTTAGTTATACAAAGTTTTGTTAAGGAAGTTCTTGATTGGTACTACTTTTCTACTGGAAAAACATGATGTAAGATATTAGATTTGGCCAAAGGCCCCATAGAAACAAGCTTGACCGATCTTCCTTAGCTTTCTAGATTTCATGTTTCTGGACTTCCCTTGGCATGTTAGTTTGAAACATCTTATACTGTGTAGTGAATTAATTCGATTTCGGGAAAAATAATATACATGTAAAACTGTTTTTCCAATTTTATACTAATAAACATTGCTATGGAATGATAATGATGGTAAAacgcttttttaaaaaattaaatacaaagaCAACTCTGTTGAGTTGTATACAGTATTCTGATGCCAGGGAAGTAGGGTGTAGTCTATGAATTACATCTGGCAATGTCATAGCTTAGATAGTGCCTTTAGGCTTTTCTATTTACCTAACTATTGTTACATGTTTGATAGGTTGAGTCTAAGCTGAAGGAAACCACCCATAGGCTTGAAGAGCAATTGGCCAAAGAGCAGGCTGCTCGGTTGAAGGCTGAACTAAGTGCACAAAACGCACAGAAGAAATCAGATGAGGAGATTCGCAAGTTGAGAGAATATCTGGAGAGAGCTCAAAGGGAGACAGAGGAGCTCCGAGGTCGTTCTGGCGCATGTAACATTCTGTGAGAAAGttatctatatgtatatacttTTGGGAAGAATGTGCCACTAAAGTGAATTAACTCTTCGCTTCAACTCTTTTACTACCCGTTCTATCGTATAGAAGAGAGTAGTACATCTTGATAATGTTAAATATTCAGTTGGATATTGTCTTGATTAGTAATCAGAAAGAGCTCGATGATGAATGATGGTTTAGGCTTTTATTTTCTCCCATGTTTTTGGTTCTGATTGACTTGGTGGTTAGAGCAGTTTGTGGAGTAGTTTCTTCTTCCGTCTTATTGCATGCATATATCTATGGAACTTGATGATAAGTTACTGTTATTTTAccaaaagaaaaggaatttgTAGGAGGCTTGTAATGCCAACCAACTTATGTCACattttaataatcaaaagtctctgtaaaattgcaattaagtttgtataaattataggaaccacatattataaatacaaaatgaccTTTTATCCCTTTTAGAATTGAAATTACTAAAAATTCCTTAAAATTCAAGGAAGCGGGATACATCCAAATAGCACGGGATACATAAGTCCTGATACATCATATTTTTCATCTGCTGCTATTAATTAGGAGTAATTACcatgatttttgttatttgtaaCTGAAATCACGTAATTAATGCTATACAGCTTGTGTAACTGattagtaaatttaaattttaaatcagatgatcttcataaatcaaaattattcttgTAAAAGTTGATCTGCAtactaagaaataaaaaaaaaggtttgaagATGAATATCTCAATTCTGCTGCGGCATTCTGGAATTTGGGTAAGCGATGTTAATTATGAAGGTTACAAAGTTCATGGTATTGTTGTTGGCCATTCCATTTCATTTGTGAATCTGAAAACGTTGATTTTATCAGAGCTTGAGATCGACACTGTTACAAAGGATATTGAAATACGATACATTGTCGAGGCAAGCTCATGTCCATTGAAAATCAAAAACGACATGGGTGTGAAACTTTATTTCGaagttaaaaagaatgaatctggAATCGGCATGTATCCGCTTTGTATTGATACAactgataaaattttataaataactaGATTCAACAGTGGTGCGTTTTCAATGTAACAGTAATGCTATATGAGTTTGTTTGTGTATGTGAAGTATCATATACATGcatattattgaaaatatgttatatgttaCATGTTACATGTAGATTGTCTTTTTAGTTATTCAAGTgtacaaaaaaattgacttgttCAATTGTTTACTATATGATTCGTGTATACAGCCTTATGagttataaatttgatatattatattcaacagTGTTGGGTTTCAATGTAACAGTAATTAAAGATgagtttatttatgtatattatgtatCAGATACACTCATgtgattgaaaatatattatatttttcgtgTATACTCCCTTATGAGTTATTCTAGTGTCCCAAAACTTGACTTGTTCAAATGTGTACTACATGTTTCGTGTGTACTGCCTTATGAACTATAATTTTGATGTATTACATTCTAGTGGTGCTTTGCACTGTAATATTAATCTGTGATTagtttgtttatgtatatgatgtatcatatacattcgTATAATTCAAGTTGCTAAATATGTAACTGCAATATTTGTACATGTATGTATTATaacttatgtatcatatacatcatttttataaagtgaaaaatacttaaaactcAAACAATAATGTATCATACACATTAGATCTTAAGTGtcatatacttcattttgtaaattaactgtcaaaaatatttaaactaaaacaataaaattttgtaCCTTAACGTTATAAAGCAACAACTGTGTCTAAAATAATAACTTGAAAACACATAACATTAATAACTAACAAACTATTGTAATACCAATaagcttttaaaaaaacacaaaagataattgtcttcaacacaaaacaacataaaaacttGTTCATCCTGTCTCAGCTAATTACTAATCTATGTTAACAATGTCATCTTCAGTTGGTGTTGTGAATTACCATCTCCAGATTTACACTCTTCCATAATATTTGTAAACTCACACGATGAAGAGAAAGAAGGAGACTAAAATGTTTGCCCttaaaaaacttagaaaatctggTTAGAAAGAAGGAGACTCCTACAAAATATCAAATAGATATGGCTGCAAATTTGTacttgaattcaaattttgttaaaCTGCAAACGTGTGGAATGAGGAATTCAAATTAGACAATTATACACCTAAAACGTAgggaaataaaaaaggaataaaaaataatatggtaAATTTTAATTGGGGCTGTTAATGGGGAAGTGGGTAGCTTGAAAATAGGATTTTGTT
The DNA window shown above is from Solanum lycopersicum chromosome 11, SLM_r2.1 and carries:
- the LOC101248541 gene encoding immune-associated nucleotide-binding protein 9 produces the protein MGGSAISDDWEFTTNGARTLVLVGCTGNGKSATGNSIVGRKAFKSMSSSAGVTSTCELQRTVLEDNQILDVIDTPGLFDCSSEPEFVGNEIVKCINMAKDGIHAVLVVLSVRTRFSREEHAAVQSLREFFGSKISDYMILVFTGGDDLEDNDETLDGYLGRNCPELLKNTLKMCGNRQVLFDNKTKDPLKKAEQLKQLLFLVNVVVENNGGKPYTDDLFKELKKGATKLHNQATEVNSLVGYTKQERLELKEQMQKSYEEQLKRITEVVESKLKETTHRLEEQLAKEQAARLKAELSAQNAQKKSDEEIRKLREYLERAQRETEELRGRSGACNIL